ATATTGTTAGTCTTTGTCAGGAGGGTGAGAAAAAACTGGCAAGAGAGGATATACCATGTCTGTTGCCATAATGATCGCCAGCTTTTTTGTGTTTCTCTCGCTGGGTATCCCGGTTGTGTTGTCTTTATTAGCGGGCTCTCTAACCTATCTGGCGTTCAACCCGGATCTGTCTATTTTATTGATACCGATAAAACTGTTTAGAGCGACGGATGCCTTTGTTTTTCTTTCGGTGCCATTGTTTGTTCTGGCAGGAAAATTGATGAACCTGACTGGAACCACGGAATCATTGATCGAATTTTCCGACATGCTGGTCGGTCGCCTAAGGGGAGGGCTGGCCCATGTCAATATCCTCGTCAGTATGTTTTTCGGTGGCTGTACCGGAGCGGCAATTTCGGATACGACCGCAGTCGGTTCAGTACTGATTCCTTCAATGGTCAAAAAAGGGTATCCAAAAGATTTCAGTGCTGCGGTGACCGCTGCGTCTTCGACCATGGGGCCAATCATTCCCCCCAGTTTGGCTTTCATCCTTTACGGGGCGATCAGTAATGTTTCGATCGGCGACCTGTTTTTAGCCGGGATCATTCCTGGCATATTGGTCGGCGTTTTCCAGATGTTTGTGGTTTTTTATTATGCGAAAAAATACGATTTTCCGAAAAGAGAGCAACGCTATACAGCCAGACAGGCGCTGAAGTGCTTTAAAGAGGTGAGTTGGGGATTAATGCTTCCCGTTATTATTGTCGGGGGGATTGCGACGGGCTTTTGTACCCCGACCGAAGCTGCCGCCATTGCTGTTTTTTATTCTCTTTTCGTCGGGTTGGTGGTTTACCGTAACCTGGGTCTGAGGCAGATTCTGTCTGCTATGAGGGACAGTGCGATAGAGAGCGGCGCCATTATGATTATTGTTGCAGCGGCGGCTTTGTTCGGCTGGGTCCTTGCGATGGAGCAAGTCCCAATGAAGTTGGCAGAAGCGATATTGGATATCACATCGTCCCCTTGGCAGGTGTTGATTCTGGTTAACTTGGCGTTATTGTTGTTAGGGATGTTCATGGATTATGCTCCAGCGGTCATTCTGGTGACTCCTATTCTCATCCCTCTGTATATCCAGATTGGCCTTGATCCTCTCCAGGCCGGGGTCATGACATGCGTCAATTTGATTACCGGACTGGCAACGCCCCCGGTTGGCTGTTGTCTGTTTGCTGCTTCGGTCATTTCGGGGGAAGCTTTCGAAAAGGTATGCTGGGCAATTTTTCCATTTATTTTGATGAATTTATTAGTGTTGGCCCTGGTAAGCTATTGTCCTGTCGTGACGACTTTCATTCCGAAAGTGATTTTTGGTCACTGACGATTATCAACGACGATATTTCAGATGATGAGATGATCTGGTGAATTGCTATGAAAATTAAAACCGATTCCGCCCCAGAAAAGGTTGTAAAACGAATTTTAAAGGAAATAGAGAACCATCAGCTCAAGCCTGATGACCAATTACCGAATTACCGGGAATTGGCTGGCAAGTACGGAGTTGGAATATCGACGATCCGTGAAGCAATAAATGCCCTTGCGGTCATGGACAAAGTGGTCGTTATTCAAGGGAAAGGAACCTTCATCAAGAATCCTCCTCCCGAAGAAAAGGCTCTGAAGGAAGCCGATGTCTGTAGCCTTTTCCGCCATGCCAGTGTGTACAATCTTATGGAAATTCGTGAGGTTTTGGAGTGCCATGCGGTGCAGAAGGCGGCGGAAGTCATTAGTGAAGAACAGATTGTGGTTCTTCAGGAAGTCTTCGAAAGACTTGAAAATAGCTACGGTGAAGAATATCTCTATCTGACTGAAGACATTGCTTTTCATGTCGAAATTGCGCGGGCCGGGAAAAATCCCCTGCTCGGTGAACTGCTAAAAATTATTCATCTCATGGTCAATCAAAAGACTTCGGTCATTTTCCAGACCGCCTCTTCCGAAAATATCCGCAATGCCATTGTGACCGCCAGGCAGGTTCTCAACTTCATTATTGCAGGTGAAGGAGGGCGTGCCCAACGATGTATGCGTGAGCATTTAGCTATCACCAAAGAGATTATATTAAAAACATTGTTGGATGAGAGGTTGTCATAATCTGGAGGAATCCCGCCTGTTGCGAGAGTCGATATTGATAATTTTTGAAAGCCTGATTTCTGTGTGACGTTGGTCTCCTGCAAACGTTTTTTGGGGGAGGGCTTTTTTCGACTCCGTTGCAGTCCAAATCCGCGTTGATAGCTTCCGTCGCTGCCAAACAAGATTGACGATAAAACCCGTAGCAACCCGAAGCAGCACCTCTGGTTCGCCAGAGCGTGGTGCGTCTCCGGTTATCAAACCTGCTTGGTGGTGGCGGTGTGAGCATGCTGTATTTAATTATGAGGTTTGAACAGTGACAATAAAACAAGTGACAAAAATCGATGTCATAGATTCCCACACCGGTGGTGAACCCACTCGCCTGGTTATCACCGGAGGCCCTGATCTTGGGGAGGGCGATATGGCCGAACGCAGAGAAGTCTTCCGCAATAAATATGATCATTGGCGGGCCGGGATTGTGAATGAGCCCCGTGGTTCTGCAGAGATTGTTGGGGCCTTGCTCTGTAAGCCGCAAAACCCATCGAATACCGCAGGTGTTGTCTTTTTTAATAATATTGGATATTTAGGGATGTGTGGGCATGGTACGATCGGGCTTGTGAGTAGCCTTGCCTATCTCGGACGGATAACCCCAGGGCAGCATGTTATTGAGACTCCGGTCGGGAACGTCAATACCATTCTTCATGACTCCGGCGAAGTAACGGTGAACAATGTCGTCAGCTACAGGTTTAAACAAGGAATTTCTATCAATGCCGGGGAATACGGAACCATCTCTGGCGATATTGCCTGGGGTGGAAACTGGTTTTTTCTGACCGCGGATCATGGACAGAATATCAGTGCCCAAAATATTGATGTATTAACGGATTGCGCTGAAAGCATCCGCTTTGCACTGAACGCAGCGGGGATCACCGGCGCAGGAGGTCAGCCCATCGATCATATCGAACTGTTTGGAACCCCTTCGACAAAGGTTGCCGACAGTCGGAATTTTGTCCTTTGCCCCGGTGGCGCTTATGACCGCTCACCCTGTGGGACAGGAACCAGTGCCAAGCTTGCTTGCCTTGTGGCGGATAAAAAACTTGTTCCGGGACAAGGCTGGCGGCAGGAAAGCATCACTGGCAGTATCTTTGAAGGTCATGTTCGCATTGAAGACGGGCACATTTATCCAAGCATTAAAGGGATGGCTTTTGTCACCGGAGAAAATACCCTTGTTTTTAACGAGGCAGACCCTTTTTGCTTCGGCATATTTTGATCTGGACTGTTTTGCGGAAACTCAGACGCTGCTCAACTCCCGGGCCAGCTCCCCGAGTCGGGCGAGGCCCTGTTCCAACCGCTCGTTCCAGATACCGTTGCAGCTTAAGCGGATGAAGTTGTTGTAGCGGTCCTGGGTGGAAAATATCGGCCCCGGCGCCAGGCTGATCCCCATGGCCCGGGCCCGATAAAAATACTCCACCGCGTCAATCCCTTGCGGCAGTTCGACCCAGACCGCGGCGCCTCCGGCCGGGTGGGCGGCACGGGTGGCGGGTGGGAAATCGCGTTTCAGTCCCAGCAGCACGGTTTCCACCTGGGTTTCAATGGCCCTGCGCAAGCGGCGCAGGTGGCGCTCATAATACCCCTCGCGCAAGAACGCGGCCAGCGCCATCTGGTTGGGTGAGGCGGTGCAGATATTGGTGGTGGTTTTCAGCTCGACCGCCTTGTCGTAAAAGCGGCCGGGGATCATCCAGCCGACCCGGTAGCCCGGTGCCACGGTTTTGGAAAAGGATGAGGCCAGGATCACCAGCCCCTGTTCATCAAAGCTTTTGCAAGTCGCCGGTCGCCGCCCGGCAAAGGAAAGTTCCCCGTAGACATCGTCTTCCACCAGCGGAATGTTGCGCCGGGCCAGAATTCCGACAATCTCTTTTTTGACCTCATCCGGCGTCAGACTGCCGTCCGGGTTGTTGAAATTAGGAACCATGATGACGGCACGGATATCAAACCGATTGATGGCCCGGCGAATGTCAGCGGGGTCGATGCCGGTTGCCGACGAGGGGATTTCGATGGCGCGCAGGCCGCAGTTTTCGAGTAACTGCAAAAAACAGAAATAGCTGGGCGACTGAATCAGCACATTGTCGCCCGGTCGGGTCAGCAGACGCAGGGCGATGGCGATCCCTTCCAGGGCACCGCTGGTGATGAGAATCTCTTCGGCGCTGGTGGCGATGCCGGCGTCCAGGGCACGCATGGCGATCTGCCGACGCAGTTCCAGGTCGCCGTGAACACCGGTATAGTTCAAGGCTTTGGCCGGATCGGCGCGCAGGGCCGTGGTCAGCAGGCGGGTCAGGGTCTTGCCGGGGAGCAGTTCTTCCGCCGGAGAGACCACGCCGAAGGGGAGCAAACTGTGGTTGCCGAGGGCCTCCAGCACGGTCTGGATCAGATCGCTGCGCTGGCCGAACGTCGGAATCATCGGCAACTGCGGACGGCTGACCGGCTGGGGAAGTTCCCGGGCCGTGGCGGTGACAAAAAAACCGGAGCGTTCACGGGAGCTGATCACCCCTTTTTTTTCCAGTTCCAGATAAGCCTGGCTGACCGTCGAAATGCTGACCTGCAGTTGGCGGCTGAGCTGACGCAGGGACGGGAGTTTCTCTTCCTTTTTCAGGGCGCCGCTCTCGATCAGCGTCAAGAGGTGTTTTTCAACCCGACGGTAGCGAAAAAGATCCTGTTCCAAGGTCGTTCCCATTCTGTTTGATCTGTTATGGTTTAGTTTTTAAAAAACTGTATCTGTTTTGAGAACAGATTATGCGGTTTACTCTGTCTACACAATCCCTATTTTTATTTGAGTTCTGTTCTGTAGACACCAAGGAGATCAAGATGAAGACCATCGGCCTGTTAGGCGGCATGAGCTGGGAATCCACCATTCTTTATTATCAGTTACTCAACGAAGGGGTCAGGGCGCGTTGCGGAGGGTTGCATTCGGCGAAAATCCTTTTGCACAGTGTTGATTTTGCCGAGATTGAACAGCTGCAGACCTCGGGTCGCTGGGATGAAGCGGGGCGTGTTCTGGCGGCCGCAGCCCAGGGCCTTGAGCAGAACGGCGCCGAGTTGATCCTGATCTGTACCAACCTGATGCACAAGGTCGCCCCGGCCATTGAAGCATCGCTACAGGTCCCGCTGCTGCATATCGCCGATGCCACCGGTCGGGCCATCCAGGCCCAAGGATTGGGCAAAATCGGGCTGCTCGGAGCACGTTACACCATGGAGGAGGGTTTCTACCGCCAACGGTTGCAGGACAAGTTCGGCCTTGAGGTGGTGATTCCGGCTGCGGCGGAGCGTGAATTTGTGCATCGGGTGATTTTTGATGAGCTGTGCCGGGGGATCTTCACGGATTCTTCCCGTCAGCGCTATCTGGAAATAATCGAAGGGATGAGGCAGCAGGGCGCACAAGGGGTTGTGCTGGGCTGTACGGAAATCCCCCTGCTGGTGCGCCAGAGCGATACCGAGCTGCCTCTGTTCAGCACCACGGCCCTGCATGCCGAAGCCGCGCTGGAGGCTGCGTTTGCCGAGCTTGAAGCCGTTGTCAGCTGAGTTGAACGGGCTGATTTTATCGCTATGACAGACACTTTGTCCGGCGGTGGCCAGTCGCAGGTTGTTGAAAAAGCCCATCCCTGGCCTTTTTCAAGCCCGGTGGAGAAAAGGGTGGTGTCCTGAATGGCGCTAGTTTAAGCAACTTTGCAGTAAACTCGGGACTGTCCCCAGGGTCATCGGGGGCTGTCCCAAGAGTTTGCGAGCCATGAAACTGTCGCGGTCCGCACCGCAAAGACCAGGGACAGCCCCCGGGCGGGGACAGTACCGGTTTTGCTGCCATCGCCCCTTAAACTAGCGCCATTCCGAGGCGTCATTGATTTTGATCGCCCATCCATGGGCTCGGCAGGCTGTTTTTCAACAGCCTGGTCGTGCTCGATAAGCGGCTGAAAAACGCCGGCGCCGGAAATTGCTCCACCAGTAAACTCTGCTACTATTGAAGGGCAGCTGACGCAGCTTAAAGCGGCTGGCGATGTTCCCTTCAATGATAACAAAGGAGTTTATAATGGCAGCGAAGAAAATCTTGATGCTGGTTGGTGATTTTGTTGAAGATTACGAGGTCATGGTTCCTTTTCAGGCGTTGCAGATGGTCGGTTATACGGTTCATGCGGTCTGCCCGGATAAGAAGGCTGGCGATTCCGTGCGTACCGCCATTCACGATTTCGAGGGGGATCAGACCTACAGTGAAAAGCCCGGCCATAACTTTGCTCTGAATGCCACCTTCGCCGAAGTCCGGGCCGACGCTTATGACGCCCTGGTGATCCCGGGCGGCCGGGCTCCGGAATATATCCGTCTCAATCCGGACGTGATCAAGATCGTTAAGCATTTTGCGGCGGCGGATAAGCCGATTGCGGCGGTCTGCCACGGTGCCCAGGTGCTGGCCGCTGCCGACGTGCTGAAGAACAAGACCTGCTCCTGCTATCCGGCCGTGGCTCCGGATGTGGCCAGTGCTGGCGGCACCTACGCGGATATTCCGGTGGACAAGGCTTATGTCGACGGCAAACTGGTCACTTCTCCGGCCTGGCCCGCCCATCCGGAATGGCTGGCTAAATTCCTTGAAGTGATGGGAGCCAAAATCGAACTGTAAACATATTGGCTTAAGCGCATATGGTTTTGCGACCGGTCCTTGATCTGTTCTCGGGCCGGTTTTTTATTTATTATTCCAGAGCGCTAGTCCAAAGCTAGGTTCTATGAATTGATTCCTTCCCCCTTGATGGGGGAAGGTTAGGGTGGGGGTGGAAATGCTTGAGCTGTTTCCCCCCTCACCCCAACCCTCTCCCACGAGGGAAGAGGGGGCTATTTTAGGGACTTTCAGTCCCGTTAAAACCTATGCACATTCAGTGCATAGTGGTTGAGTCGTTCCCAACTCTCGCGGACACGTGCTGGTGGTAACCGCCTGCGAGTTTACAACGGTCCGGTTATGGTGCGCGATCAGAGCAGGATCAGCAGGGCCGGAGCAGCCAGGCAGATGAAGCAGAACATGGTCCAGAGCAGCATTTTACGGGTGCCGAGGACGCCGACCATGGCCAGTTTGAATGCCAGGTTGGAGACATAGGCGAGCAGAATGCTGATGGCGGCCTGGGATTCGGCCAGGGTGCCGGTTTCAACCAGCCTGGCATTGGTCAGGGTGATGGCGTCGACATCCGTGAGACCGGAGACCAGGGCGACAATATAGACCCCGCCTTCGCCGAGAAAATCTTTTCCCGCCGACACCGCCAACAGGATGATCGCATAGAGCAAGCCAAACCATAAAGCCTGGCGCATTTCAACGGGGTTGCGGATGACTGGTAATGGCGTTTCCTGATGGCTGCTCTGGCGCCAGATCAGAAAGGCCGGCACCTGGCCGGCCAGGAACATCATCACCAACGGTATGGCCAGCTGTGTCAGCAACTGCAGGTGAATGATCCCGACCAGAAAGGCGATCCGGATCAGGACCACCGCTGAGGCAACCGATACGATCAGGGCTCCGATCATGGACAGCTCGTTGTTGCTGCGCGAATGACGGCTGAAGGACAGGGTCGTGGCGGTGCTGGAGACCAGTCCGCCGAGAATCCCGAGGACCGGGCCACCCCAGCGTTGGCCGACCAGTTTGAGGGTGACATAGCCGATCAGGTTCAGGGCGCTGATCATGACCACCATCAGCCAGATATTGGCAGGATTCAGGGCATGATATGGACCATAACCACGGTTCGGCAGGATCGGCAGGATAATGAAAGCAATCAGCCCGAACTGGAAAATGGCAAAGATATCCCGCTCCGAAAGTTTGCGTGAAAACTCCTGCAGCTGGGGTTTGAAGTACAGAATCACGGTGGTGATCAGGCTCAGGGCAATGGCTTCCAGGGACTGTCCCAAGGGGATCAGGACACCGATCCCATAAGCGATCAGCAAGGCCACGGAGGTAGTCAGACCGGCGGCGATATCTGCCCGAAAACGTAAAAAATGAACCATGGCGGACTGGACCGTCACAGCCATGATGCCGCCAAACAATATCCAGCTGTTGACTATGTTTGTCGAGATCTGACTGCAAATCGTGCCGAACAATGTGGTCAGGATAAAGGTCCGCAGCCCGGCCAGCCGGGTATCCTTGCGTTCCCGCTCCAGGCCCATCAGCGCCCCCAGCAGGATGGCCAGCAGATAATTCTCGAGCAGTTGCAACGATGCCGCTTCCATAATTCTTCCCCACTGTTTCCGAACCATTGCTGAGGCGTCATGGGACGTGCTCTTCATCCTGTTAAAGCATAGCAAATGAAACCTGTTTCGAGGAACAGGTTGCCTGAAAGAGCGTGTCGCGGGCTCAATGTCGAGGCATTGTCATGAATCGCTGGGAAGGAAAAGGGCGTGAAAAATCAATTTACTTCGTTCCTAAGATCAGTTAGATTTGTCATGTTTAATGTTTGTGCCCGTTATCATTGCCTGCATGAGGCCTTGCTCTGATGAAAGCATACGGCGTTACATTGTCCCGGTCTTTATCTCTCCTGCTGCTCATCGGGTTGTCTTTGTTTGTTCCGCTGTCCGTCGTTGCGGAAGAACAGCGTGGGGTTCTGATCACCGCCGGCCCGGCTTGGAACGGATTTACCAATAAAGATGGCCACGGTCTTTATCATGACCTCATCCGCTTGATCTACGGTGCCCGCTTCTCCGTGAAACATCTTTATGTACCGACCGTTCAGGCCAACAACCTGGTGGCCGCCGGTCGCGCTGACATCAAACTTTGTGAAACAAAAGAGGTTCCACCTCTGCATTTGGCCGCTTATCCGCTCTATGAAAATGCTTATTTCGCCTTTTTTCTGAAAGCGAAAAACCCTTTCTGGGAGGGGCTTGACAGTTTGACGGGGAAACAGGTGGTCTGGCGGGAAGGTTACTATTCGCAAGCCGATTTTCCGGTCGCGGTCAATGTCAGGGAGGTGCGCAGCGGCGAATCCGCCCTGATGATGGTGATTCTGGGGCGCGCCGATTACTATATCGACGATCGGCAGTTGATCAACGAATCTTTGCAACTGGCAAAGCTGGATTTCGACGCACAGCGGTTCGGGCTTGAAGTTGTCGGTCAGCGCCGGTATTACCCGGTCTTTGCCGACAGCGAGAGAGGCCGGAAACTGCAAGAAGAATTCGAACTGGGCCTTGAGAGACTGTACCGCAGCGGTCAACTGGAACCGGTTTATCGGCAATGGGGCTTTCCTGTTCCGCATTTTTCTTTTCCCCAACAGCGGGATAGCCATCTTGACAGGGGGAATCATTGAAAAGCGCCAAGCTGAAGAACAAATTGCTGCTCAGTATGTTGCTGACCTGTTCCTTGATTGTTCTGACGGTCAGTTTCTATCAGGGGTACCTGCGGTTGGAAAGGCAGAAGCAGCAGATTCAACAGGAATTTATCAGCTTTGAAAACGGCGCGATGAACTCCATCCGCGAAGCGGTCTGGCTGTATGACTGGGACATGGTGCAGACCATTGTTGAAAACCAGACCAGCAAGGTGATCACCTATGCGGAAATATGTGATCGCTCTGCTGCTCGCTGCTTCAAGTTCGGCCTACGCGACGAGGTTCCTTTTCTGGAACACGCCAGTGACATTGCGCATCGGGAGCCAACGACCCGGAACCAGGTGGATATCGGCACGATTTACCTGCAGGCTCATTATGAGCCTTTTTCCGTCTCCATTCTCAGGGATTTCCCGGAATTGTTACTGGCCAATGGCATCAGCGTTTTCGGTGTTGCCATTATCCTTTTTTTCCTGTTCCACCGCCAGGTCGTTAATCGGCTGCAGCAGGTGGAGTCCTACGCCCGCGCCATCGACCTGAACAATATTGATCGACTCAGTACACTGAAGGTGCCGGAAAACCGCTACCGGGATGATGAAATAGATCACCTGGTCGATGCCATCAACGGGATGACGGCCCAGCTAAAAGATGATCTTGAGCAGCGCCAGCAACTGGAACAACGCTTGACCCAAGCCCAGAAAATGGAGGCCCTGGGGACCCTGGCTGGCGGGATCGCCCATGATTTCAATAATATCCTGTCCGCAGTGCTGGGGTTCGCCCAGTTGAGTTACACCCGTTGCGAACCGGGCTCGAAGTTGCAGCAATACCAGCAGCAGATTATCCAGGCGGGAGATCGGGCTAAAAAACTGATTGGTCAGATCCTGTTATTCAGCCGCCGTGCGGAACCGGTTCGGGAAGCGTTGAACTTAGCTGAGATTATCAGGGAGGATACCCCGTTATTGCGTGCTTCATTGCCAACCAGCGTGGATATTGCCATTTTCCTGGATGACGAGATCCGGGTTCTTGGCGATGCCACGCAATTACATCAGGTCGTCATGAACCTGACGGCCAACGCCGGGCATGCCATGCGGGAAAACGGCGGACACCTGACCATCGCCCTGGCCCGCAAAAAACTTGCTGGCGCGGCTGCAGCGCGCTTGGACCTGGCCCCTGGACGCTATGCCTGCCTGACGATCCGGGACACCGGACCCGGCATCCCGGAAGAGATTCGCAAGCGGGTTTTCGAGCCGTTCTTTTCGACCAAAAAAGTCGGTGAAGGCACCGGCATGGGCCTGGCGGTAGCGCATGGCATTATCCGCGCTCATGGCGGAGTTATCGACCTGGCTGGCGAGGCGGGGGAGGGGGCCTGCTTTTACGTTTACCTGCCGGAGACCGATCTTTGTGTGGAAAAGAAGATTCCCCCCGCCACGACCTTAACGGGGGGCGGTCAATCGATTGTCATTGTCGATGACGAGTTGCCGGTGGCCGAGTTGGGGCGCGAGATACTGGTTAATCTGGGGTATCGTGTCGCGGTCTACAATGACCCAAACCAAGCCTACCAGGATTTGTCAGCCGCTGACATGGCGATAGATCTGCTCATTACCGATCTGACCATGCCGGGAATGGGCGGCCTTGATCTGGCGAAAAAGCTCAGAAGTCGGAATCTGAATTGGCCGATCTTGCTCTGGACAGGATTTGCCGACAAAGCCGAAGCCGCAGATTTGTCGGCCGGGGCGATATCCCGGGTCTTACGCAAACCGTTCACCATCGAATCCCTTGCCGAGGCCGTCCACCAGGGGCTGAGCGGGAAGAGCGGAGGTCTGGCGTGAAAAGCATTGAGCGCAGAGGAAAGGTTCTGATTCTGGCCTGGTTATTGGTTGGGTGCCTTGCTGGACCGGCTTTCAGTCTGGAAACGATCCGGGTCAATACGTCAATCAAACCGCCGTTTTCCACGCTGGCGCAGGATGGTTTTTTTGACCTGTTGGTCAAGGAACTGTTTGCCCGCATTGACATTCAGGTTGAATTGATCAGATTGCCGGCAGAACGGGCACTGCAGATGGCAGATGATGGCTACAGCGACGGCGAGATCCCCAGAATCGGGGGGTTGAGTGAGCAATATCCGAACCTTATTGCCGTTTCCGAACCGGTGATTGACTACAATTTTGTCGCCTTCGTCCGCAAACCAGCACATGAGCGGATGAGCTGGCAGCGACTCGCGGGGGAGGATGTCGGGATTATTATCGGCTGGAAAATTTACGAAGAGCGTGTACCGGCCACGGCCAAGATCACCCGGGTTGCCTCGCCCGCTCAGTTGCTGGATCTACTCAGCGCCGGACGGATAAAATTCGCCCTCTATGAACGCTATGCCGGCTATCACCTGCTCAAGGAATACCATCATAACGACATGGTGGAATGCTTACCCCCGCTGGCCGTGCGGCCGATGTTCCTCTATCTGCATAAAAAACATGCCGCCCTCATCAAGCCGCTGGCTGCCGCACTGCGGCGGATGAAAGAGGATGGCAGCTGGCAACGCATCGCCGTTCAAACCCTCGGCTCGCCCACCACGAAATAACCTCGCGGGATCCCATGAGCGTCCAGTCGCAAAGAACTGACGGGAGCAATCAGGGCCCGAAGCTTTCCTTCAGCAGTTCCGTCATGGTCCGTCCGCAGCAGGTCATATCTTTTTTCTTGGCTTCCGCCTTCGGGTATTTGGTGTTACATGCGGTACAGAGAAACGCCGAATGTTCAGCTTCTTCTTCGATAGCCTCAGAGAATTGGTCTTTGTATTGATCTGACATGGCTGCTCCTTTCTGCTTGCGTTGGTTACCTTTATTTATCAGTGTAGCAGCAGGCGGTCTTTGCACAATGAGCAGGTTGCTCCTCTCGGGGGTAGATATTTTCTACCATTTTCAGTCCGCTAAAATTGTCAAACCTGGATTTGCTGATAAAATTTGACCACGTTCGCCAGGCGGCAGCGCCCGCCGCAACAACGGCTCTTCCTTCCGGAGGTGCAGATGAGCGCCGTCAGACTTATGATCGTGGATCAGCAGCCTGTGGTGGAAAAGGGGCTGGAACATTTTCTGGCGGACTGCACCGATATCAGTATCTGCGCCAGGGCGGGCAGTGCGCTGGCGGGCCTGAAACTGCTGCAACAGGTGAAGGTTGATATAGTGGTCATGGATCTGGCTTTCCCGACGCTCGGCGGCACTGAAGCCATTCGCCTGCTTTTGGCGGAAATGCCGGAGCTTGCCATTGTCGTGTATACTGCCAGAGACGACGAAGCCTCTGTTTTTCATGCGCTTAAGGCCGGGGCCAGGGGTTATATCTTGAAACAGAGCCCGCTGGAGGAATTGATTGCAGGCATTCGTGAAGTTCAGCGCGGCGGTTATGCACTCAGCCCCTGCCTGAATCCGGAAATTATCAAATTTTACCTGAACCATCGGGACGATGGTGATGACCAACTGGCTCAATACCTGGCGTTGACGGACCGCGAAAAGCAGGTATTCAGGCTGCTGGCATTGGGCAAACAGACCGATGAGCTTGCAACGCTCCTGACCATCAGTCCGAAAACCGTGGCCAAGCATCGGGCCGCGATAAAGCATAAACTCGGGTTTAAAAACAGTGTGGAAATTCTGCACTATGCCATCAGATTGGGAATTGTCGATATCGACGAAACTTGATTAATTCAGACCCTGCGGGTGTCAAGCGGGAGAGCTTTATGCAAAACGAGCCAATATCCACTGCTGCGGTCAACCTGGACGGCGCTGCCGACTGGGTGGCTTTTGATGCTCCGGCGCTGGTCGGGGCATCGTTGCGTTTCGTATCTGCTGAACCAGAGGGGAACCGCTACCGGGTT
This genomic window from Pelobacter seleniigenes DSM 18267 contains:
- a CDS encoding substrate-binding periplasmic protein, which translates into the protein MKAYGVTLSRSLSLLLLIGLSLFVPLSVVAEEQRGVLITAGPAWNGFTNKDGHGLYHDLIRLIYGARFSVKHLYVPTVQANNLVAAGRADIKLCETKEVPPLHLAAYPLYENAYFAFFLKAKNPFWEGLDSLTGKQVVWREGYYSQADFPVAVNVREVRSGESALMMVILGRADYYIDDRQLINESLQLAKLDFDAQRFGLEVVGQRRYYPVFADSERGRKLQEEFELGLERLYRSGQLEPVYRQWGFPVPHFSFPQQRDSHLDRGNH
- a CDS encoding hybrid sensor histidine kinase/response regulator gives rise to the protein MKSAKLKNKLLLSMLLTCSLIVLTVSFYQGYLRLERQKQQIQQEFISFENGAMNSIREAVWLYDWDMVQTIVENQTSKVITYAEICDRSAARCFKFGLRDEVPFLEHASDIAHREPTTRNQVDIGTIYLQAHYEPFSVSILRDFPELLLANGISVFGVAIILFFLFHRQVVNRLQQVESYARAIDLNNIDRLSTLKVPENRYRDDEIDHLVDAINGMTAQLKDDLEQRQQLEQRLTQAQKMEALGTLAGGIAHDFNNILSAVLGFAQLSYTRCEPGSKLQQYQQQIIQAGDRAKKLIGQILLFSRRAEPVREALNLAEIIREDTPLLRASLPTSVDIAIFLDDEIRVLGDATQLHQVVMNLTANAGHAMRENGGHLTIALARKKLAGAAAARLDLAPGRYACLTIRDTGPGIPEEIRKRVFEPFFSTKKVGEGTGMGLAVAHGIIRAHGGVIDLAGEAGEGACFYVYLPETDLCVEKKIPPATTLTGGGQSIVIVDDELPVAELGREILVNLGYRVAVYNDPNQAYQDLSAADMAIDLLITDLTMPGMGGLDLAKKLRSRNLNWPILLWTGFADKAEAADLSAGAISRVLRKPFTIESLAEAVHQGLSGKSGGLA
- a CDS encoding substrate-binding periplasmic protein — protein: MKSIERRGKVLILAWLLVGCLAGPAFSLETIRVNTSIKPPFSTLAQDGFFDLLVKELFARIDIQVELIRLPAERALQMADDGYSDGEIPRIGGLSEQYPNLIAVSEPVIDYNFVAFVRKPAHERMSWQRLAGEDVGIIIGWKIYEERVPATAKITRVASPAQLLDLLSAGRIKFALYERYAGYHLLKEYHHNDMVECLPPLAVRPMFLYLHKKHAALIKPLAAALRRMKEDGSWQRIAVQTLGSPTTK
- a CDS encoding response regulator produces the protein MSAVRLMIVDQQPVVEKGLEHFLADCTDISICARAGSALAGLKLLQQVKVDIVVMDLAFPTLGGTEAIRLLLAEMPELAIVVYTARDDEASVFHALKAGARGYILKQSPLEELIAGIREVQRGGYALSPCLNPEIIKFYLNHRDDGDDQLAQYLALTDREKQVFRLLALGKQTDELATLLTISPKTVAKHRAAIKHKLGFKNSVEILHYAIRLGIVDIDET